The Flexivirga aerilata sequence TGCTCTTCGCCCTGCCGACCGAGCTCCGCCGCGACCTCAAGGCCCGTGGCTCGGACGACTCCGGCCAGGTCCGGCACGACGCGGGCTCGCTGCACTAAGCGCCCGAAGCGCCCGAAGCGCACGACCCAAGCGCACTATCCGGCGTCGCGCTCGCCGGTCGTGTCGGTGTCGCCGGAGAAGGCGCCGCGGTCGCCGGCGGTGGTCCCGAAGTCGAGCATGGGGCGCTCGACCTCCTCATCGAGCGCGTCGATCAACTCCTGCGCGGTGAGTGGCCGCGGCGCCTTCTCCACCGGGGACACCGGCGCGGCCGGCGCGTCGGTGACGACCCCGAGGGAGTGCAGCTTGCGGGCGGTGACGAAGACCCGCGACTCCAGCGCCCCGACCATCGCGTTGTAGGCCTCTACCGACTTGGAGAGCGACTGCCCGAGCCCGGTCGTATGACGCCCCAGCGTGCCGAGCCGCTCGTAGAGCTGCTGGCCCAGCACCAGCAACTCGCGCGCGCCCCGGACCAGGCTGTCCTGCTGCCACGCATAGGCGGTGGTGCGCAGCAGGGCTAGCAGGCTGCCGGGGGAGACCAGCACCACCTTGCGGGCCATCGCCCGGTCCAGCAACGACGGGTCCTGGCGCAGGGCGGCGGCGAGCATCGCGTCGGCGGGCAGGAAGCAGACCACCATCTGCGGGGTGTCGACGAATGCGCTCCAATAGTCCTTGGCGGCGAGACCGTCGATGTGGCGCACCAGGGCGCGGGCGTGGTCGTCGAGCAACTCGTCGCGAGTGGCAGGAGGCAGGTCGACCGCCTGGGCGTCGAGGAACTTGCGGACCGGCGCCTTGCTGTCGATCACCAGCACCCGGTCGCCGGGCAGGCGCACCAGCACGTCGGGTCGCACGCGCGCGTCGTGCCTGCTCACCGCGGACACCTGCTCATCGAAGTCGCAGTGCGGCAGCATGCCGGCGTGCTCCAGCACCCGCCGCAGCTGCACCTCGCCCCAGGTGC is a genomic window containing:
- a CDS encoding DNA recombination protein RmuC, with the protein product MIVFLLGLAVGLVVAGGLCWALLRQVYAARSVAVSTERDLLRERVVDLESAVADDQQTAAVLAPLGAALDRVERQVATLERDRVEQFGELGERLAEVGRVTGQLHRETSGLAGALRSSSTSGTWGEVQLRRVLEHAGMLPHCDFDEQVSAVSRHDARVRPDVLVRLPGDRVLVIDSKAPVRKFLDAQAVDLPPATRDELLDDHARALVRHIDGLAAKDYWSAFVDTPQMVVCFLPADAMLAAALRQDPSLLDRAMARKVVLVSPGSLLALLRTTAYAWQQDSLVRGARELLVLGQQLYERLGTLGRHTTGLGQSLSKSVEAYNAMVGALESRVFVTARKLHSLGVVTDAPAAPVSPVEKAPRPLTAQELIDALDEEVERPMLDFGTTAGDRGAFSGDTDTTGERDAG